One window from the genome of Vicia villosa cultivar HV-30 ecotype Madison, WI unplaced genomic scaffold, Vvil1.0 ctg.002879F_1_1, whole genome shotgun sequence encodes:
- the LOC131639994 gene encoding probable histone H2B.1, which produces MAPKGEKKPAEKKPAEEKKTTVAEKAPAEKKPKAGKKLPKDGGAAAGDKKKKRNKKSVETYKIYIFKVLKQVHPDIGISSKAMGIMNSFINDIFEKLAAESSRLARYNKKPTITSREIQTAVRLVLPGELAKHAVSEGTKAVTKFTSS; this is translated from the coding sequence ATGGCGCCAAAGGGAGAGAAGAAGCCTGCTGAGAAGAAACCCGCAGAGGAGAAAAAGACCACCGTTGCCGAGAAGGCTCCTGCTGAGAAGAAGCCAAAGGCCGGAAAGAAGCTACCTAAAGATGGTGGTGCTGCCGCCGgagacaagaagaagaagagaaacaagAAGAGCGTGGAGACATACAAGATCTACATCTTCAAGGTTCTGAAACAAGTTCACCCAGACATTGGTATCTCAAGCAAGGCCATGGGTATCATGAACAGTTTCATCAACGACATCTTCGAGAAGCTTGCTGCAGAATCATCAAGACTTgcaaggtacaacaagaagccaACTATCACTTCCAGGGAAATTCAGACTGCTGTCAGGCTTGTTCTTCCTGGAGAATTAGCTAAACATGCCGTCTCTGAGGGCACCAAAGCTGTGACTAAGTTCACTAGTTCTTAG
- the LOC131639988 gene encoding probable histone H2B.1: MAPKGEKKPAEKKPVEEKKSTIAEKTPAEKKPKAGKKLPKDGGAAAGDKKKKRNKKSVETYKIYIFKVLKQVHPDIGISSKAMGIMNSFINDIFEKLAAESSRLARYNKKPTITSREIQTAVRLVLPGELAKHAVSEGTKAVTKFTSS, encoded by the coding sequence ATGGCACCAAAAGGAGAGAAGAAGCCAGCTGAGAAGAAACCTGTCGAGGAGAAGAAGTCCACCATAGCTGAGAAGACTCCTGCTGAGAAGAAGCCAAAGGCCGGAAAGAAGCTGCCCAAGGATGGCGGTGCTGCCGCCGgtgacaagaagaagaagagaaacaagAAGAGTGTGGAGACATACAAGATCTACATCTTCAAGGTTCTGAAGCAAGTTCACCCAGACATTGGTATCTCAAGCAAGGCTATGGGTATCATGAACAGTTTCATCAACGACATCTTCGAGAAGCTTGCTGCTGAATCATCAAGACTCGCAAGATACAACAAGAAGCCAACTATCACTTCAAGGGAAATTCAGACCGCTGTCAGGCTTGTTCTTCCCGGAGAATTGGCGAAGCATGCTGTATCTGAGGGTACCAAAGCTGTAACAAAGTTCACAAGCTCTTAA